The Oncorhynchus nerka isolate Pitt River linkage group LG13, Oner_Uvic_2.0, whole genome shotgun sequence sequence agctttttcagttctgcccacaaatcttctataggattgaggtcagggctttgtgatggccactccaatacctcaactttgtccttaagccattttgccacaactttggaagtatgcttggggtcattgtctatttgcgaccaagttttaacttcctgactgatgtcttgagatgttgcttcaatatacccacataatgttccttccacatgatgccatctattttgtgaagtgcaccagtccctcaaggagcaaagctcccccacaacatgctgccaGCTGCCACCCCcgagcttcacggttggaatggtgttcttcggcttgcaagcctccccctttttcctccaaacatagtgatggtcattatggccaaacagttctatttttgtttcatcacaccagaggacatttctccaaaaagtatgatctttgtccccatgtgcagttgcaaaccgtagtctgttttttttaatgCCGGTGCAGTggctggagcagtggcttcttccttgctgggcggcctttcaggttatgtcgatataggactcgtttgactgtttcttccagcatcttcacaaggtccttttctgttgttctgagattgatttgcactttttgcaccaacgtacgttcatctctaggagacagaacgcgtctctttcctgagcggtatgacgattgcgtagtcccatggtgtttataattgcatactattgtttgtacagatgaacacggtaccttcaggcatttggaaattgctcccaaggatgaaccagacttgtggtctacttttttttctgaggtctcggctgatttctttttattttcccatgatgccaagcaaagaggcactgagttccacaggtacacctccaattgactcaaatgatgtcaattagcctatcagaagcttctaaagccatgacatcattttctggaattttccaatctgtttaaaggcacagtcaacttagtgtatgtaaacttctgacccactggaattgtgatacagtgaattataagtgaaaaaatatgtctgtaaacaattgttggaaaatttacttgtgtcatgcacaaagtagatgtcctaagcgacttgccaaaagtatagtttttgaacaagaaatttgttgagtggttgaaaaaacgagttttaatgactccaacctaagtgtatgtaaacttccgacttcaactgtatactacCACGGGTGAAACCATGTCtttgtctaatgcagctgtattgacTGTCTGGGAAGAAAAAACTTGGTTTTAGCTTTCCCAGTGTCCATTGAGTTCGTACTCTAATAATATAACCTAACATAAGGAAGTTACTTTTAGCTGTGTAGCCTATATAAAAAAACATTAAACTACTGTATTAACAGCTACTGCAATATACATTAGTAAATAGGTATAAGTTGAATACATAGACAGACTTGCACTTCTAGGGTACTAAACCTGCACATTAGTATGTGATTTGGTAGACAACACTGGGGAGTTTTTGCCATTTGATGAGTTCATTGGTAAATTTCAGGTAAATTTTACTCAGAGAGAATATTTGAAGGTTTGCAAAGCAATTCCACTTCCTTTACTAGAACTCATTAAGAACACTTTGTTATATTATGAGGTTGTTCTCTCTTTTCTAAGTTTACAAATTAATGACTTGAATCTTTTGGATAAAAAATGCTACAATAAGTGGATACAATTGGAATTTAATTAAATAATTTTTGGTGATTATAATTCAATATATTGCTATGGAAGTGACCAACCCATGCTATGGTCAAAAGCGACTACCTTTTACATTACTTGTCCAGTTATCCCAAAAGTTAAAGAAAcgtattttaaaatattttcttcCATCTACCATGGACACAAAAGATAACATTTTGACAAAATGCCTTGTGTTTTTTGTTCTTCTGATTCAGAATCTATACAGCATTTATTTTTTTCATGCCGCCATTCTAGTAAACTATGGATTGAAATTCATGAAATGTTGTGTATAAATTCTCCAGAATTACCTATGTTTACTTTTGATGATGTTAAATGGCATTATAAGCTTATCCTTGTAATTCCAATCATAACTATTTCATTAAGATTATTATTCTCTTGGCCAAATATTATATTCACAAATCTAAACGGGGTGGAAAAATTCTTTATTTTGTAGTTTTTGTCATTGAACTGTTACAATTTCATAAATCCCTCAAACTTGTGAAACTCAAAAAGTTGGAAAATTATTAGAAGTCATGTCTTTGAATGTCTGTTAATGTCTCGTTGCCTTGTCACATATGAATTatgaattcttttttttttttttttttttttttggggggggggttgtttggTGTTCTATTATTTCATTTTTCCATTTATATTCGCAGGAATGTCCCTGTATTGATGATGTGtgatattgttattattgttccaataaacattttaaaaaattataataatctaGTTTGCTATAGAAAGTCCAACCCTAGATCTCGCGTGATTTCATGTTTGCTGAATCGTCCAATCACTGTGCTCGACTGAGTAACGTGTATCTCCGAGTTCAGAGGGTAATGGTTGGATGAAGATGGCTGTCGGCAAACGGAGGTGTTGGCAGTAAGCGAAATGGCTCACAGAACTAGACTCGTGTTTAGCCATCATTACTAGACTTGAAATGCAGAGCTATATGCATTTCTGATAATTATTATATTTTGACATTTTTGTCGAGGAGGGCTGCATAATGGTGCACGTGTACGAGTTCATGTGGCGGGTTTTGCATGTCCTTCTCCACATTCATAGAACGTTTATCACTTTGTTCCGAATCCGTCTTCGCAATTGGAATGGGCAGCTATGGTCACGAGCCTTAGCGGCGCTTCTTGTGCCGATAGCTCTCTCGTTTCCCAAACAGAAAAAGCTCGTTCCTGCACCCGGTAAACTCGTTGGTCGTCGGTATCGCTGGGGGGCGGATGGGAAATCCCTGGAGAAGCTGCCTGACCATATCGGCTTGTTGATAGCGGAAGAAGAGCCGAGATACACAGACATTGCCAACCTTGTCGTGTGGTGCATGGCAGTCGGCATATCTTATATCAGTGTGTACGATAATCACGGTAAGATATCATTTGATTATAAAATGTGTTCATTATTTTTATTCACACCAGGAAGTGCTAAATACAACACCAGCAGACAGTCACGTGCCAGCTACCTCTGTTTGTGTATTCAGATTTAGCAAGTCGTGAATTGTTCTATTTTGGTGCTTAGTTATCTTTGATAACTTATCTACATTCTTTTCCTGATAGTAAATGGCTTTATCCGGCCTAATTCCCTTTCAGAAGTCTACAACAACCCACTTCTTCCATATATGCTTAGTAATGTATCATTCCATAGATGATTTTAGACAGAGGAGCCTCAATAGGCTTTCAAGGTTTGCCCAATGGCTTTTTCACCTAATTCGTTATTTGACCCTACAGGGAATtgtcttaacacacacacacacacacactcacacactgtattGCTATTCCTGTTTCACCACAGCCACTCCTACTGGGTCATAGGCTAGTTGTTGTAAAATATTTTGAATCTTTCTTGATGGCCGTCTAAGTGTTTGGTGGTGTGGCACTGTTCCTCAATGTCTGCTGACTTATGTCATCAGTCTCTCACAGCCAAATCTGGTATATGACACATTATTTGCCCCTAATGACTAGCCTTACTTGCTATATCATGATGTTAATTTCAGATCTCAGCTCTAAAATAATtatttctctcatctctctcatttTTCTTGTTTCAAAGTTGTTGAGATTGGGTGTAACCCCCCCCATATGATATAGGCTATTGGATTGCTCACATATCCCTTTTTGGTTCCCAGGTGTGTTCAGGAGGAACAACTCCAGGCTGATGGAGGAGATCctgaagcagcagcaggagctcCTGGGTCTGGAAGGCTCCAAGCAGCACTCTGTAGAGTTCCTCAGCAATGGCACTGACAAACAGGACCATCAAGGTGAGACACCAGGGGCCGTATGTGTCAAGCTTCCCAGATTATGAGTGCTGGTCTAAAGAGCTGTGCCCTATACTACGTATTTTGTTTAAGGAGTTAGTGAGGTAACTTTGAACTCAGGACAACCGGTACCACGAAAGTAGCTCacattttagccaggtacattTTTAAGGCAACAAATCCTTAAACACTAACCTGCTCCCGGGCAGGCTAAGGGGCTTTTCTCATTAATGAAAGTTGGAGAGGCAGTGTTACAGTACACTTCTCAATTCACATTCGCAACGGAACATCATGTGCCGCGAGATCGTTCGGCTCTTGGCAACGGGCATTTACTGCAAATATCCCAATGAAATATCCCAGTATAGCCACTAGCCAGCGTGCTTCGACTATGCAAGCGTCTTTTCATCTTTAACCATATTACACGTTTGAAAAATGGATACAAACCACATTACGCTCTTGAATAATGCAACGATTCACAAACGTGCAGACCATAAAGGTTACATTTCTTCGTCTGTAGGCTACACCTATTATATTTTAGTCTCAAGACAAAGCACAGAGTTGCTAACAGCATGTCTTCATCAAGCAACATTAGCCTATCAAAAATGAACAATTAAGCCTACAACCCCTCTCATATCAGTTTAAaagtactgtaggcctaccatagAACATAAGTCAGGCATCATTTTTTTCATCAATATGGAAATCATTTAGCCTACATGTGATAAAAGAAATTGTGACTGAAACGTGGTTATCATAGACattacctgtcaaaagtttggacacacctacatattacaggatttttctttatttttactattttctatattgtagaataatagtgaaatagatcaaaactctgaaataagatggaatcatgtagtaaccaaaaaagtgtttaacaaattcttcaaagtagccaccctttgccttgatgacagctttgcacactcttggcattctctcaaccaactttgagatagtcacctggaatgcatttcaagtaacaggtgtgccttgttaaaagttaatttgtggaatttctttccttaatgtgtttgagccaaccagttgtgctgtgacaaggtaggggtggtatacaaaaaATAGCcccatttggtaaaataccaaatccatattatggcaagatcagctcaaataagcaaagagaaaaggcAGTCCTTTAAGACATTGTCGTAACGTTGTATTGATTAGCCAgccgtgactgggagacccatagTTGGCCcggcgtcgcccgggttaggggagggtttggccggcagggatgtccttgtcccatcgtgcgctagcgactcctgtggcggaccgggcacagtgcacgctgacacggttgccagatgcacagtgtttcctccgacacattggtgcggctggcttccgggttaagtgggcattgtgtcaagaagcagtgcggttgtgtttcggaggacgcacagctctccacctttgcctctcctgagtctgtacgggagttacagagatgagacaagactgtaactaccaattgtataccatgaaattggcgagaaaacggggtaaaataAATCTAATTTAAAAGTAAAAATTCAACCAGAGAGTTCCCTTAGATCATGAGAAAAGGCTGCACTTGCACTTGAGTCATTCCCACGGTGAATGGCTAAGCCCGCtacgctatgaaaccacacactattgcAGAAACTTTGATATTACCGGACGCAATTGATATGGTGAAAACAATGTGTTGGGAGGCACAGAAACTCGATTCAATACCTTTGTCAGATAGCACTGTGAAACTTAAGAATTGATGCTATGGCTAGCAATATCAAGAGGAAACTgacaatggtggaacaaactccctcacgatgccaggacagcggagtctatcaccaccttccggagacacctgaaaccccacctctttcaggaatacctaggataggataaagtaatccttctcaccccccttaaaagatttagatgcactattgtaaagtggctgttccactggatgtcttaaggtgaacgcaccaatttgtaagtcgctctggataagagcgtctgctaaatgacttaaatgtaaatgtaatgtaaatgactgAACGACTCAAACTCCCCATCTTATGCTCTCCAAATGGACACTAGCTGTGAGGGCCGTGCATTGACTTTTATTTGCTGCTTCGTCGAATGGTGGGCTTTTGCACAGATGAGGCGACATCTGTCACGGGATGCTGGGCAGGCCTCTGCAATGTAGTTATGAATGTGTCTCCCTCTGCCATATGAACGCATAGTATGATACACCCACTGAACTATAATGGATACACCGAGAGCAATTGGCGGCAAAAGAGCTGAGCGCAGAACTCTGAGATATGTAGCAGGTAACATCACGCACGCCTGTTTGCAAAACTGTGGAGAtaagggctgaccccatttagtcaatTGTTTAGtcaataggctgttggtcgactgatatttctttagtcgagcagcagcaaaaaaatatttaataatcATGGTGTACAAGACAACTGTCTGATTCACACCTGTttgagtggactgatccattgtggaggcaagttccttgcagacaggccatgcgtAACCAACGGGATTTATAGGATATACATTtctatcaggatattttctatcTGCGatgctgcaatgtttttatttgttggctttatgtaggctatttttacttATATGCAatggcaatagaagttactttCAGATTTGTCATTTTCATTTAGATAGTgttgattaaccacatgacatagATTTTTAGATAAGAAGACTTTATTATATATGAAATTAAACTGTTCCacaaaaatgtgcatatgaaaatcataactggcacgcagataaGTAGAAATGGTATAGTAATTTGGCACTCCAAATGCAAAAGGATACCGACCGCTGGTGTAGCCTTTTACCGGCAAAATCAGGAGCATATTGGCAGAATATGTGAAGGCcagcagcagagggaggaggagggtcggGAACAGGTTTTTGttcttctggttaggctatattgatctctggctccctctttaGTCATTTGTGTCTTAATGTTTTTATCGGGgtgcttaaaacctcttaaggtcttagattttttcaatttttgccaAAAATGACACCCAAATGTGCCTGTTGCTCAGAACCTGAAGCAAGGAGATATGCagattcttgataccatttgcaaggaaacactttgaagtttgtggaaatgtgaaattaatgtaggataatataacacattagatctggtaaaagataacacaaaccaaaaaatgtttttttttcttttcatctttgaaatgcatgaGAAAGGCCATACATTGCGTTAGGATCCAAGATGGCAGCAGCGTGTGTGCAAAGTTTAAGACTGATCCAGTGAAGAATTACGTCACAACACAATATTTTGTATGAAGTCTGCCAGGAGCTTGCCCAACTGTGCTGAATTGGTCAATTTATACATTtaagtacatacagttgaagtcggaagcttacatacaccttagccaaatccatttaaactcagtttttcacaattcttgacatttaatcctagtaaaaattccatcttatgtaagttaggatcaccacttcttttttaagaatgtgaattgtcaataattagtagagaattatttatttcagcttttatttttttttctttcacattcccagtggatcagaagtttacatgctaccaaatactaatcgagtgtattgcctttaaatttttcaacttgggtcaaatgtttcaggcagccttccacaagcttcccacaataagttgggtgaattttgttccattcctcctgacagagctggtgtaactgagtcgggtttgtaggcctccttgatcgcacacacttttccagttctgcccacaaattttcaataggattgaggtcagggctttgtgatggccactccaataccttgactttgttgtccttaagccatttttccacaactttggaagtatgcttggggtcattgtccacttagaagacccatttgcaaccaagctttaaattcctgactgatgtcttgagatgttgcttcaatatatccacataatgttccttcctcatgatgctgtctattttgtgaagtgcaccagtccctcctgcagcaaagcaccccaacaacatgatgctgccacccccgtgcttcacggttgggatggtgttcttcggcttgcaagcctccccctttttcctccaaacatattatggccaaacagttctatttttgtttcatcagaccagaggatatttctccaaaaagtacgatctttgtacccatgtgcagttgcaaaccgtagtctggatttttttattacggttttggagcag is a genomic window containing:
- the nus1 gene encoding dehydrodolichyl diphosphate synthase complex subunit nus1; translation: MVHVYEFMWRVLHVLLHIHRTFITLFRIRLRNWNGQLWSRALAALLVPIALSFPKQKKLVPAPGKLVGRRYRWGADGKSLEKLPDHIGLLIAEEEPRYTDIANLVVWCMAVGISYISVYDNHGVFRRNNSRLMEEILKQQQELLGLEGSKQHSVEFLSNGTDKQDHQVLSCQSVVKVLSPDDGKLRIVQAAQELCRAVEQMEKTAKDINVTVLDSLLRESKTTPDPDLVLKFGPVESTLGFLPWHIRLTEFISLPSHVDVSYEDLFSALQHYASCEQRLGK